Proteins encoded within one genomic window of Gloeobacter kilaueensis JS1:
- a CDS encoding TonB-dependent receptor: MRQPIPLCGALCGAMLVPALVAHPAALAKPTGTLAAANSQTLPLESAKELLQRDRGRAEDLVPPPPLWNWSKPVTAQQVSQAAPAAQPAAQPAPTTAAEPGEEGDILDEVSVTATRRPTRQRDTTATTYAVKKEDFKAQGAVTATDALQLIPGFVGQPSLGGVRNAGGNFLRGFDDQRFQVLRDGFNITYPQNGRSALSQISVDDLERIEVVTGGATLRYGAGSVGGVINLITETPKGPPKFLLEYQAGSYGFTRYLGKYGGGDDTFSYNLVFSSVVAFNNYPFKITVPNTTQFYGPSSNANSKPPQNAIDAGTLPGTTTPGVYPNAQFDPNTGAFLSGNSNNIAGPGNNDPDNTGPIDLYGYLKPTVGPPVTVQGIQDSAYNAADSYTGKFTWKPDPINKITLRANARNNRFDDQGPGANYFNLCIAGATAAPDGNGTTAGDRFFPLDRNGRETSCPGLLAIGTATTQFQFGLPFAFNTSYNGKTVFPTGNPYPAAEGALANILFFTRRSTSNVEVTLNWDADLTPTTSLNSYVAFNRQVFQTSRPTPYFYNTNLLGGLAVNGPTASGIGEIAFAGTTQPYSDGNKFEAQTAINTQLSPGQTLSFGVNFIEDRVYQQQGRGRSFFDRAIARTSLFLVDDISFSDLVKANVGLRYTSSSQFGEVVTPGAGLRVTPFPWLSFRGNWSQVFNAPNIADLYVISGIFIDNPNLRPETGITYDFGADFTPAPNLGFKVTYFNTYLNNTFTAITFVNPDVNNPDSPTFQSGIVQQIQNIAGRRASGIEVEGNWQINDQLRLRVAYTNTDARNFGLNDSIVNGSFFYQYQDPSIPFNNLVATLTYLNKGLLVSLVGRYDSGKRRPGTDTFVGAWGTLDLAVELPVTPNFTILGNVFNITDTQYEFFPGNPAPGTTFRVGARVELGG, encoded by the coding sequence ATGAGACAACCGATTCCACTGTGTGGAGCCCTCTGCGGGGCCATGCTCGTACCGGCGCTTGTCGCTCACCCGGCAGCACTGGCAAAACCGACAGGCACCCTCGCCGCCGCCAACAGCCAGACACTGCCGCTGGAGAGTGCAAAGGAATTGCTCCAGCGCGACCGGGGCCGGGCAGAAGATCTGGTGCCCCCCCCGCCGCTCTGGAACTGGAGTAAGCCGGTAACTGCTCAGCAGGTCAGCCAGGCCGCTCCGGCAGCCCAACCGGCAGCCCAACCCGCTCCGACCACGGCGGCGGAGCCCGGCGAAGAAGGGGACATTCTCGATGAAGTGTCGGTGACGGCGACCCGCCGCCCGACCCGCCAGCGCGATACGACCGCCACCACCTACGCCGTCAAAAAAGAAGACTTTAAGGCCCAGGGCGCAGTGACCGCCACCGATGCGCTGCAGTTGATTCCGGGTTTTGTCGGCCAGCCCTCGCTGGGCGGGGTGCGCAACGCCGGCGGTAACTTTTTGCGCGGCTTCGATGACCAGCGCTTCCAGGTACTGAGAGACGGCTTTAACATCACCTATCCCCAGAATGGCCGCAGTGCTCTCTCCCAAATTTCCGTCGATGATCTCGAGCGCATCGAGGTCGTGACCGGCGGGGCGACGCTGCGCTACGGCGCGGGCTCGGTGGGTGGCGTCATCAACTTGATCACCGAAACACCCAAGGGACCACCCAAATTTCTCCTCGAATACCAGGCGGGCAGCTACGGCTTTACCCGTTACCTGGGCAAGTACGGCGGCGGCGACGACACGTTTAGCTACAACCTGGTCTTCTCCAGCGTCGTCGCCTTCAACAACTACCCTTTCAAGATCACTGTCCCAAACACCACCCAGTTCTACGGACCGTCTTCTAATGCCAACTCCAAACCGCCCCAGAACGCGATCGACGCCGGTACGCTGCCGGGTACGACGACACCGGGCGTCTATCCGAACGCCCAGTTCGATCCCAACACCGGCGCTTTTCTTTCCGGCAACTCCAACAACATCGCCGGGCCCGGCAACAACGACCCGGACAACACTGGCCCCATCGACCTCTACGGCTACTTGAAGCCCACCGTCGGGCCGCCTGTTACCGTCCAGGGCATCCAGGATTCGGCCTACAACGCCGCCGACAGCTACACCGGCAAATTTACCTGGAAACCGGACCCGATCAACAAGATCACCCTGAGAGCCAACGCCCGCAACAACCGCTTCGACGATCAGGGACCGGGGGCCAACTACTTCAACCTCTGCATTGCCGGGGCAACCGCCGCCCCCGACGGCAACGGCACCACCGCCGGGGACCGCTTCTTTCCCCTCGACCGCAACGGGCGGGAGACAAGCTGTCCGGGCCTGCTCGCTATCGGCACCGCCACCACCCAGTTTCAGTTCGGCCTGCCCTTCGCCTTCAACACCAGCTACAACGGCAAGACGGTCTTTCCCACGGGCAACCCGTACCCGGCAGCCGAAGGAGCGCTGGCGAATATTCTGTTCTTTACCCGCCGCTCGACCAGCAACGTCGAGGTCACGCTCAACTGGGACGCCGACCTGACGCCCACCACCAGCCTCAACAGCTACGTCGCCTTCAACCGCCAGGTCTTCCAGACCTCGCGCCCGACGCCCTATTTCTACAACACCAACCTCCTGGGTGGTCTGGCGGTCAACGGTCCGACGGCGAGCGGCATCGGCGAAATTGCCTTTGCAGGCACGACCCAGCCCTACTCCGACGGCAACAAGTTCGAGGCCCAGACGGCGATCAACACCCAGCTCTCGCCAGGACAGACGCTATCTTTTGGCGTCAACTTCATCGAGGACCGGGTCTACCAGCAGCAGGGCCGGGGCCGATCGTTCTTCGATCGGGCCATCGCCCGCACGTCGCTGTTTCTGGTCGATGACATCAGCTTCAGCGATCTGGTCAAAGCGAACGTGGGCCTGCGCTACACGAGCAGCTCCCAGTTCGGCGAGGTGGTCACTCCAGGCGCGGGCCTGCGGGTGACGCCTTTTCCGTGGCTGTCGTTTCGCGGCAACTGGTCGCAGGTCTTTAACGCGCCCAACATCGCCGACCTGTACGTGATTTCAGGCATCTTTATCGACAACCCGAACCTGCGGCCCGAGACCGGCATCACCTACGACTTTGGCGCTGACTTTACCCCGGCTCCCAATCTCGGCTTTAAGGTGACCTACTTCAACACCTACCTCAACAACACCTTCACGGCGATTACCTTCGTCAATCCGGACGTCAACAACCCCGATTCGCCGACGTTCCAATCGGGCATCGTCCAGCAGATCCAGAACATCGCCGGTCGCCGCGCTTCGGGCATCGAGGTCGAAGGCAACTGGCAAATTAACGACCAATTGCGCCTGCGGGTCGCCTACACCAACACCGACGCCCGCAACTTCGGCCTCAACGATTCGATCGTCAACGGCAGCTTCTTCTACCAGTATCAAGATCCGAGCATTCCCTTCAACAACCTCGTTGCGACTTTGACCTACCTCAACAAGGGCCTGCTCGTCTCGCTGGTGGGCCGCTACGACAGCGGCAAGCGCCGTCCCGGCACCGATACCTTCGTCGGTGCCTGGGGAACGCTCGATCTGGCGGTGGAGTTGCCAGTTACCCCCAACTTCACGATCCTGGGCAACGTCTTCAACATCACCGACACCCAGTACGAGTTCTTCCCCGGCAACCCGGCCCCCGGCACCACCTTCCGCGTCGGCGCACGGGTTGAACTGGGCGGCTAA
- a CDS encoding pseudouridine synthase: protein MFRTSPGGPHLRYICFYKPYGVLTQFSDSQGRPTLKHFIDVPDVYPVGRLDRDSEGLLLLSDDGAFAHRLTDPRYGHPRTYWAQVEGVPEAAALERLRIGVELDRVRTRPAQVDGIAPPSLPERSVAIRYRAHIPTSWLSLTLTEGRNRQVRRMTAAVGHPTLRLVRVAVGQLFLGDLVPGQWRDLTAQELRLSMLKLAYKPTR, encoded by the coding sequence ATGTTTCGCACATCACCGGGAGGACCACATCTGCGCTACATCTGCTTCTACAAGCCCTACGGCGTTCTCACCCAGTTCAGCGACAGCCAGGGACGTCCGACGCTCAAGCACTTCATCGATGTCCCAGATGTCTACCCGGTGGGCCGTCTCGACCGCGACAGCGAAGGCTTGCTGTTGCTGAGCGACGACGGTGCTTTTGCCCACCGCCTCACCGACCCGCGCTACGGCCATCCGCGCACCTACTGGGCACAGGTGGAGGGCGTTCCGGAGGCGGCAGCCCTTGAGCGGCTGAGGATCGGTGTCGAGCTAGATCGGGTGCGCACCCGCCCGGCCCAGGTCGATGGGATCGCTCCACCTTCTTTGCCGGAGCGATCCGTTGCGATCCGCTACCGGGCCCATATTCCGACAAGCTGGCTGAGCCTCACCCTCACCGAGGGCCGCAACCGGCAGGTGCGGCGGATGACAGCGGCAGTGGGCCATCCGACCTTGCGCCTGGTGCGCGTCGCCGTCGGTCAGTTGTTTCTAGGCGACCTCGTTCCTGGCCAGTGGCGCGATTTGACGGCTCAGGAGTTGCGGTTGTCGATGCTCAAGCTTGCTTACAAACCAACCCGATAG
- a CDS encoding tetratricopeptide repeat protein — MAHDRRSAGRPAKIQPSGLKDPVSAVETYQAALQHHQAGQLPQAIALYRQLLAQLPDHADGLFALGLALYESGEAAPGFEAVHRAIALNPTAASYHYTHALLLKDQSRSLEALDAADRAFSLAATDFETLASLESLYLELSGDLQAQGHLSEAARGCEQALAVNPQSAEAHNNLGNLRAQQGKAAEAVEHYQRALALAPRLMEAVYNLGNAFKALGRLQMAVLYYRQALVLQPDLPQAHYQLGSVLIELQDWPGAEASLGRAIALSPTWAEPHFQLGWVLDQKNQRPEAIASYRRSLALDPNLAEACNNLAILLEADLTVDLEDIAALFRRAIACKPDWADPHYNLGRILVFQSRFAEAEASYGRALALRPDWSTAHVGLASCLLEQGQLPVAIASYRQAIACNPEDAQAHALLGCALLLGGDWQAGWPEYQWYRRSAGLVGEIPVFDRPRWDGSALAGRTILLFCEQGIGDAIQFVRYAQLLKAMQASVVVQCAAALKRLLAPCPAIDVLVGYGEALPPFDVHVLQFDLPLLLDTRIDGVPVQQPYLTPPVQNDLPDALQETLAAVEAARIGIVWSPKSQFRGDQKRYCPLAHFEPLLALPGFRFFSLYKGERLGELEPYRERIVDLGSHFRDFADTAWAIDQLDLVIAVDTAVAHLAGAMGKPVWILLPYLPDWRWQLGREDSPWYPTARLFRQPVPGDWPALIDQVVGRLKNR; from the coding sequence ATGGCGCACGACAGGCGGAGTGCCGGTCGGCCCGCTAAGATCCAGCCGTCCGGATTAAAAGATCCTGTGTCCGCCGTCGAAACCTACCAGGCCGCCCTGCAGCACCACCAGGCCGGGCAACTGCCCCAGGCAATTGCTCTGTATCGACAACTGCTCGCCCAGCTTCCGGATCACGCCGACGGTCTTTTTGCCCTTGGTCTGGCGCTGTACGAATCGGGCGAGGCCGCCCCCGGTTTTGAGGCGGTTCATCGGGCGATCGCCCTTAACCCTACTGCCGCCAGCTATCACTACACCCACGCCCTGCTGTTAAAAGACCAGAGTCGCTCCCTCGAAGCCCTCGACGCCGCCGATCGCGCCTTCTCGCTCGCCGCAACCGATTTTGAGACCCTTGCCAGTCTCGAAAGTCTGTATCTCGAACTGAGCGGCGACCTGCAGGCGCAGGGGCATTTGTCCGAGGCAGCGCGCGGCTGCGAACAGGCACTTGCGGTCAATCCCCAGTCCGCCGAGGCCCACAACAACCTGGGCAACCTGCGCGCCCAGCAGGGCAAAGCGGCGGAGGCAGTCGAACACTATCAGCGCGCCCTTGCCCTTGCCCCCCGTCTGATGGAAGCGGTCTACAACCTGGGCAACGCCTTCAAGGCGCTGGGCCGCCTCCAGATGGCCGTGCTCTATTACCGCCAGGCCCTTGTTCTGCAGCCGGATCTCCCCCAGGCCCATTACCAGTTGGGCAGTGTTCTTATCGAGTTGCAGGACTGGCCGGGGGCAGAGGCGAGTCTGGGCCGGGCGATCGCTCTGTCTCCTACCTGGGCGGAGCCGCACTTTCAGCTGGGATGGGTGCTCGATCAAAAAAATCAGCGCCCGGAGGCGATCGCGAGCTACCGGCGCTCGCTCGCTTTAGATCCGAATCTGGCCGAAGCCTGCAACAACCTCGCCATTCTGCTCGAAGCCGATCTAACGGTGGATCTAGAAGACATTGCGGCCCTGTTTCGGCGGGCGATCGCCTGCAAGCCCGACTGGGCGGACCCACACTACAACCTGGGCCGAATCCTGGTCTTTCAAAGCCGCTTCGCCGAGGCGGAAGCGAGCTATGGGCGGGCGCTTGCCCTGCGGCCCGACTGGTCAACGGCCCATGTCGGCCTGGCCAGTTGCCTTTTAGAGCAGGGGCAGTTGCCTGTGGCGATCGCCTCCTATCGGCAGGCAATCGCCTGCAATCCGGAAGATGCCCAGGCCCACGCCCTGCTCGGCTGCGCGCTGCTATTGGGCGGTGACTGGCAGGCGGGCTGGCCGGAATACCAGTGGTACCGCCGTTCTGCGGGCCTGGTGGGTGAGATTCCCGTCTTCGATCGGCCCCGCTGGGACGGTTCTGCGCTCGCAGGCCGGACGATTTTGCTTTTTTGCGAGCAGGGTATCGGAGATGCGATCCAGTTCGTCCGCTACGCCCAACTGCTCAAGGCAATGCAGGCCAGCGTTGTCGTCCAGTGCGCCGCTGCCTTGAAGCGCCTCCTTGCGCCCTGCCCGGCCATCGATGTCCTCGTCGGCTACGGCGAGGCGCTGCCGCCCTTCGATGTCCACGTTCTGCAGTTCGATCTGCCGCTGCTACTCGATACTCGGATCGATGGGGTTCCCGTCCAGCAGCCTTATCTCACTCCTCCTGTCCAGAACGATCTGCCGGATGCCCTGCAGGAGACGCTGGCGGCAGTTGAAGCTGCCAGGATAGGCATCGTCTGGTCGCCCAAGTCCCAGTTTCGCGGCGATCAAAAGCGCTACTGCCCGCTCGCCCACTTCGAGCCGCTCCTTGCCCTGCCGGGTTTCCGGTTCTTCTCGCTTTATAAAGGCGAGCGGTTGGGTGAACTGGAGCCTTATCGCGAACGCATCGTGGATCTGGGCTCGCACTTTCGCGACTTCGCCGACACCGCCTGGGCGATCGATCAGCTTGATTTGGTCATTGCGGTCGATACGGCGGTCGCCCATCTGGCTGGGGCAATGGGCAAACCCGTCTGGATCCTGCTGCCGTACCTGCCGGACTGGCGCTGGCAGCTCGGGCGCGAGGACAGCCCCTGGTATCCCACGGCTCGCCTGTTTCGCCAGCCCGTCCCCGGCGACTGGCCCGCTTTAATCGATCAGGTGGTAGGCCGCCTGAAAAATCGCTAG
- a CDS encoding glycosyltransferase, giving the protein MLKIYFYCCEAGPPERTAYQHGLVCLAEGLQELGQPFYANIDCWPLTPGREAYLFRHDPHIEPEDCDVVVLDHSWTVYGRTLPPAVLQPRRRFAVVYVDHADGVYTPAWQPPICDFDWILRPHSNERFAYPARFVPWAFGLSSRILQALPGLPQFETRKRSVLSNYRSTHPLRQLANSLFLPRLRSLLTIDATVEALAPPEASADHRLQWEQTGRRHDPRYYARLLGSTACACFGGLLQPPLIGNTPLLHWWDSWRFWEALAAGSVAFHADFEKYGAALPVMPQNWQHYIGIDFDNLQPAIERLMDEPEILETISNQGRQWAIAHYAPLPVARRLLALLES; this is encoded by the coding sequence ATGCTCAAGATCTACTTCTACTGCTGTGAAGCCGGCCCGCCGGAGCGCACCGCCTATCAGCACGGCCTGGTTTGCCTGGCAGAAGGGCTACAAGAACTGGGCCAGCCTTTTTATGCCAACATCGACTGCTGGCCGCTGACCCCTGGGCGCGAAGCGTACCTGTTCCGCCACGACCCGCACATCGAGCCGGAGGACTGCGATGTGGTCGTGCTCGATCACAGTTGGACCGTTTACGGTCGGACCCTGCCCCCGGCAGTGCTCCAGCCCCGCCGCCGCTTTGCGGTCGTCTACGTCGATCACGCCGATGGCGTCTATACACCCGCCTGGCAGCCGCCCATCTGCGACTTCGACTGGATCTTGCGCCCCCACAGCAACGAGCGCTTTGCCTACCCGGCCCGCTTCGTCCCCTGGGCATTCGGGCTTTCCAGCCGGATCTTGCAGGCGCTGCCCGGCCTGCCACAGTTTGAGACCAGAAAGCGATCCGTCCTCAGCAACTACCGCAGCACCCACCCGCTCCGGCAACTGGCAAACAGCCTGTTTTTGCCGCGCCTCCGCTCGCTACTCACTATCGACGCCACGGTAGAAGCGCTCGCACCACCCGAAGCGTCAGCCGACCACCGCCTGCAGTGGGAGCAGACCGGCAGACGGCACGACCCGCGCTACTACGCCCGCCTGCTGGGCTCGACAGCCTGCGCCTGCTTTGGCGGCTTGTTGCAGCCACCCCTGATTGGCAACACGCCCCTGTTGCACTGGTGGGACAGCTGGCGATTCTGGGAAGCGCTCGCCGCCGGTAGTGTCGCCTTCCACGCCGATTTTGAAAAGTACGGCGCGGCGCTGCCGGTCATGCCCCAAAACTGGCAGCACTACATCGGCATCGACTTTGACAACCTGCAACCGGCGATCGAGCGGCTGATGGACGAGCCGGAGATTCTCGAAACGATTTCCAATCAGGGCCGCCAGTGGGCGATCGCGCACTACGCGCCCCTGCCTGTTGCCCGGCGGTTGCTCGCACTGCTTGAAAGTTGA
- a CDS encoding rhamnosyltransferase — translation MRFDILVRTCARVEAFTGRPRFIAVPKQELLLRCLHSLILSINACLQAYRAFEISLTVLDDHSDPQTVRRVRSLLGTAQVPTRFLTLAGTGNGQSLLENYEYARNHCPDLIYFCEDDYLHDRIAITEMLQTYDLLQPSFPNGLALHPCDYPDRYLAPYPSYIYLGSTRFWRTILHTTGTFAITNAVLRRYYEHYLAFTRYGIDPTISEDNSINRVYREVPCISPLPSLAIHLQYVHTLSPFVDWQAWWEAAQVPEPVQ, via the coding sequence ATGCGATTTGACATCCTGGTGCGCACCTGTGCGCGGGTCGAAGCCTTCACAGGCCGCCCCCGCTTTATCGCAGTGCCCAAGCAGGAACTCCTCCTGCGCTGCCTCCACTCGCTCATCCTCTCGATCAACGCCTGCCTGCAGGCGTACAGAGCTTTTGAGATCAGCCTCACGGTGCTCGACGATCACTCCGACCCGCAGACGGTGCGGCGCGTCCGCTCCCTGCTCGGCACGGCCCAGGTGCCGACCCGCTTTTTGACCCTCGCCGGGACTGGCAATGGCCAGTCGCTTCTTGAAAATTATGAGTACGCCCGCAACCACTGCCCGGACTTGATTTACTTCTGTGAGGACGACTACCTGCACGACCGGATCGCAATCACCGAGATGCTGCAGACCTATGACCTGTTGCAGCCGTCCTTTCCCAACGGACTGGCCCTGCACCCCTGCGACTACCCGGACCGCTACCTCGCTCCCTATCCGTCCTACATCTACCTGGGCAGCACCCGCTTCTGGCGGACGATCCTGCACACCACCGGCACCTTTGCAATCACCAACGCCGTCCTGCGCCGCTACTACGAGCACTACCTGGCCTTCACCCGCTACGGCATCGACCCCACGATCAGCGAGGACAACTCGATCAACCGGGTCTACCGGGAGGTGCCCTGCATCTCGCCGCTACCCAGCCTGGCGATTCACCTGCAGTACGTCCACACCCTCTCGCCCTTTGTCGATTGGCAGGCGTGGTGGGAGGCGGCCCAGGTTCCCGAGCCGGTGCAATAA
- a CDS encoding S9 family peptidase → MGAPLLAAGEIAPNENLFVDGIPPLPASLAEAVSRYTEFRTATLTSWHPSRREILILTRFADTNQVHRVQMPGGARSQLTFYPDRVQAASYPPRPRGNYFVFSKDTGGNEFSQNYRYDLDTGRVTLLTDGRSRNSPGVWSTAGDRVAYTSTRRNGKDTDLYIEDPREPRSDRKLTDLEGGGWQPLDWSPDDRRLLALEEISINESYLWLFDAASGERTLLTPRGLPEKIAYGDARFSGDGRGLYLTSDRGSEFLQLQYLDLNTRRYRSLSAAIPWDVESFELSQDGRHLAFVTNEAGISRLHLLDTATGRTRAVPKLPVGLIANLDWRANNQELAFNLSTARSPADVYSWNIATDRIERWTTSELGGLNPASLAEPQLVNWPSFDKRTISGFLYRPPAKFTGRRPVIINIHGGPESQYRPGFLGRNNYLIDELGVAIVFPNVRGSSGYGKTFVQLDNGFKREDSVKDIGALLDWIATQPDLDPERVMVTGGSYGGYMTLAVATRYNDRIRCSLDVVGISNFVSFLERTESYRRDLRRVEYGDERDPKMREFLLAISPANNAARITRPLFVVQGKNDPRVPLKESEQMVETVKQGGSPVWYLMATDEGHGFAKKKNADFQFYSTVAFIQRYLLNQ, encoded by the coding sequence TTGGGGGCACCGCTGCTGGCGGCGGGCGAGATTGCCCCGAACGAAAATCTCTTCGTAGACGGCATCCCGCCGCTGCCGGCCAGTCTCGCTGAGGCGGTAAGCCGCTACACCGAATTTCGCACAGCGACGTTGACGAGCTGGCATCCGTCCCGGCGCGAGATCTTGATTCTGACCCGCTTTGCTGACACCAATCAGGTCCACCGCGTCCAGATGCCGGGCGGAGCGAGAAGCCAGCTCACCTTCTACCCGGACCGCGTCCAGGCCGCCTCCTACCCGCCCCGTCCCAGGGGCAATTACTTTGTCTTCTCAAAAGACACCGGCGGCAACGAATTTAGCCAGAATTACCGCTACGACCTGGACACGGGCAGGGTGACGTTGCTGACGGATGGCCGCTCGCGCAATTCGCCCGGCGTCTGGTCCACCGCAGGCGATCGGGTTGCCTACACTTCGACCCGGCGCAACGGCAAGGACACCGACCTTTACATCGAAGACCCCCGCGAGCCGCGCAGCGACCGCAAGCTGACCGACCTCGAAGGCGGCGGCTGGCAGCCGCTCGACTGGTCGCCCGACGACCGTCGGCTGCTGGCGCTCGAAGAAATCTCAATTAACGAAAGTTATCTCTGGCTCTTCGATGCGGCGAGCGGGGAACGGACGCTACTTACCCCCAGAGGCTTACCTGAGAAGATTGCCTACGGCGATGCGCGCTTCAGCGGCGATGGCCGGGGGCTGTATCTCACGAGCGACCGGGGCTCCGAATTTTTGCAACTGCAGTATCTCGACTTAAACACCAGGCGCTACCGGTCCCTGAGCGCTGCTATCCCCTGGGATGTCGAGAGTTTCGAGCTGTCGCAGGACGGCAGGCACCTGGCCTTTGTCACCAACGAGGCCGGGATCAGCAGGCTGCACCTGCTCGACACGGCTACAGGCCGGACGCGAGCGGTGCCAAAGTTGCCCGTCGGGCTCATCGCCAACCTCGATTGGCGCGCCAACAACCAGGAGCTGGCCTTCAATCTCTCTACCGCCCGCTCGCCCGCCGATGTCTACTCCTGGAACATCGCCACCGACCGCATCGAGCGCTGGACCACCAGCGAGCTGGGTGGGCTCAACCCGGCCAGTCTCGCTGAGCCGCAGCTGGTGAACTGGCCGAGCTTCGATAAGCGGACGATCTCTGGCTTTCTCTACCGGCCACCGGCAAAATTTACCGGCAGGCGGCCTGTCATCATCAACATCCACGGCGGGCCGGAGTCGCAGTACCGGCCAGGGTTTCTGGGCCGCAACAATTACTTGATCGACGAACTGGGCGTGGCCATCGTCTTTCCGAACGTGCGCGGCTCCTCCGGCTACGGCAAGACCTTCGTGCAGCTCGACAACGGCTTCAAGCGCGAGGATTCGGTCAAAGACATCGGAGCCCTGCTCGACTGGATCGCAACCCAGCCGGACCTCGATCCGGAGCGGGTGATGGTTACAGGCGGCAGCTACGGCGGCTATATGACCCTCGCCGTCGCCACCCGCTACAACGATCGCATCCGCTGCAGCCTCGATGTCGTGGGGATCTCCAACTTTGTGAGCTTTCTTGAGCGCACCGAAAGTTATCGCCGCGACCTGCGCCGCGTCGAGTACGGCGACGAGCGCGACCCCAAGATGCGCGAATTTCTGCTCGCCATCTCCCCGGCCAACAACGCCGCCAGGATCACCAGGCCCCTCTTCGTCGTCCAGGGCAAGAACGACCCCCGCGTGCCCCTCAAAGAATCCGAGCAGATGGTCGAGACCGTCAAGCAAGGCGGTAGCCCGGTCTGGTATCTGATGGCCACAGACGAGGGCCACGGCTTTGCCAAAAAGAAGAACGCCGACTTTCAGTTCTACTCCACCGTTGCCTTTATCCAGCGCTACCTGCTCAACCAGTGA
- a CDS encoding chlorophyll a/b-binding protein: MISGQDKEGKTIVADPLDPAHDRNAFRFGFTPQAEIWNGRLAMIGFIAYLLWDLAGYSVVRDVLNIVAGSGFPR; the protein is encoded by the coding sequence ATGATTTCTGGACAGGACAAAGAGGGCAAGACGATCGTAGCGGATCCGCTGGATCCGGCCCATGACCGCAATGCGTTTCGCTTTGGCTTTACTCCCCAGGCTGAAATCTGGAATGGCCGTCTGGCCATGATCGGATTTATCGCCTATCTGCTGTGGGATCTGGCCGGTTACAGCGTCGTGCGCGATGTGCTCAACATCGTCGCCGGCAGCGGTTTTCCCCGCTAA
- a CDS encoding DUF2231 domain-containing protein — MGRHPNIPPIVESRESDYRDSGVESSVAIAGHPLHPAIVTFPIAFLVAAFGSDLGYYLTRDPFWARASLWLLGAGLITGLIAALTGMSDFLRVKRVQARTAGWLHMSLNVVALGLTVVNFWARLGDSAAAVLPFGIVASAIVAALLGASGWFGGELSFRHKIGVIGDHDERVP; from the coding sequence ATGGGAAGACATCCAAACATCCCGCCAATCGTCGAGAGTCGAGAAAGCGATTATCGCGATTCGGGAGTCGAAAGCAGCGTAGCGATCGCCGGTCATCCGCTTCATCCAGCCATCGTCACCTTTCCCATCGCTTTTCTGGTCGCCGCCTTTGGCAGCGATCTGGGCTATTATCTGACGCGCGATCCGTTCTGGGCCCGCGCCTCGCTGTGGTTGCTCGGAGCAGGTCTCATCACCGGTCTGATAGCGGCTCTGACCGGTATGAGCGATTTTTTGCGCGTCAAGCGGGTACAGGCGCGCACCGCCGGTTGGCTGCACATGAGCCTCAACGTCGTCGCCCTCGGGCTCACGGTCGTCAATTTCTGGGCGAGGCTGGGCGATTCAGCCGCCGCCGTGCTGCCTTTTGGCATCGTCGCCTCGGCGATCGTCGCCGCCTTGCTCGGTGCTTCCGGGTGGTTCGGGGGCGAGCTGAGCTTTCGCCACAAGATCGGCGTGATCGGCGATCACGACGAACGGGTGCCCTGA